In Helicobacter mastomyrinus, a single genomic region encodes these proteins:
- a CDS encoding GspE/PulE family protein produces the protein MDVSFPPINLHSLKLSESCLNALEYKFIQKHQCLIFDITQSPQTIHIALKHTNAPLSLIRTHILRLYPQAHLVFFTTDEKSFALQAHHIYLFQHFNTLKNALLKQHESPNDTNNKDTDISVVALLDFILHTCIMQKASDIHLESFEANGKRAARIRIRIDGMLRELFSLESNVLEALSSRLKLECELDITQTRQSQDGRFKRVFDNHHFDFRLSILPAFGGESLVIRILAKETQNLSLEGLGFTKEHLTTITGHIQAQNGIILLTGPTGSGKSTTLYAMIESIKSPDKKIITLEDPIEYHTQLTTQVLIHNKYDFGFSEALRALLRHDPDVLMIGEIRDKESLDIALRAALTGHLVLSTLHTNDALSVVERLLDMGAQGYLIASSLRLVISQRLVRKLCPYCRAPLSAKEMYNKLLQSHLLHLWDNIKDGTFFAPCGCVHCNMQGFSGRLLVAECLQNTSLLGEYIKSPQDKAHIHAKLKQTGFKSMLEVGMELLKNGQSSFEEIYRVCNI, from the coding sequence ATGGATGTGTCATTCCCCCCTATCAATCTCCATAGCTTAAAGCTTAGTGAATCTTGCCTCAATGCCCTTGAATACAAGTTTATCCAAAAACACCAATGCCTTATCTTTGATATTACACAATCCCCTCAAACAATCCATATCGCCCTTAAACACACTAATGCTCCCCTTAGCCTTATCCGTACGCACATTTTGCGCCTCTATCCTCAAGCACATTTAGTATTTTTTACCACCGATGAAAAGTCTTTTGCGCTCCAAGCCCATCATATTTATCTCTTTCAACACTTTAATACATTGAAAAACGCACTTTTGAAGCAGCACGAAAGCCCAAATGATACAAACAATAAGGATACCGATATAAGCGTAGTAGCATTGCTTGATTTTATCCTGCATACTTGTATTATGCAAAAGGCAAGTGATATACATTTAGAATCTTTTGAAGCAAATGGCAAAAGGGCAGCACGTATTAGAATCCGCATAGATGGTATGCTAAGAGAATTGTTTAGTTTAGAATCTAATGTGCTCGAGGCGTTGAGTTCGCGCTTAAAGCTAGAATGTGAGCTAGACATCACGCAAACACGTCAAAGCCAAGATGGACGTTTCAAGCGGGTATTTGATAATCATCATTTTGACTTCCGCCTCTCTATTCTCCCAGCCTTTGGCGGAGAATCGCTAGTGATTAGAATCCTCGCTAAAGAGACACAGAATCTAAGTCTTGAGGGCTTAGGATTTACCAAAGAGCATTTAACCACTATCACAGGGCATATTCAAGCACAAAATGGCATTATCCTCCTCACAGGACCTACCGGCAGTGGTAAATCCACGACACTCTATGCAATGATAGAATCTATCAAATCCCCTGATAAAAAGATTATCACCCTTGAAGACCCTATCGAGTATCACACACAGCTTACTACACAGGTGCTTATCCACAATAAATATGATTTTGGCTTTAGTGAGGCTTTGAGGGCATTATTGCGGCACGACCCTGATGTCCTAATGATAGGTGAAATCCGTGATAAAGAAAGTCTTGATATTGCGCTAAGGGCTGCTCTCACAGGGCATTTAGTATTAAGCACATTGCATACGAATGACGCGCTTAGTGTGGTAGAGCGGTTGCTTGATATGGGCGCACAGGGCTATCTTATTGCTTCAAGTTTGCGTTTAGTGATTTCCCAAAGGCTTGTGCGCAAATTATGTCCATATTGTAGAGCCCCACTTAGTGCCAAAGAAATGTATAATAAGCTTTTGCAATCTCATCTTTTGCATTTATGGGATAATATAAAAGATGGCACATTTTTCGCTCCTTGTGGCTGCGTGCATTGCAATATGCAGGGCTTTAGCGGTCGTTTGCTTGTCGCAGAATGTTTGCAAAATACGTCTTTATTGGGTGAGTATATCAAATCACCGCAAGATAAGGCGCATATACACGCAAAGCTTAAACAAACGGGCTTTAAAAGTATGCTAGAGGTAGGTATGGAACTGCTCAAAAACGGGCAGAGCAGTTTTGAAGAAATTTATAGGGTGTGTAATATATGA
- a CDS encoding type II secretion system F family protein yields the protein MKKLPQKYLIKGIKDNQHVQITLLSTSLENAKEQSLNKYNIYPIEIKALSGFEFLHLQILRLDNKITKQDIAALFMQISTMLSASLPILEVIEVCAKNTKKSPLKRTLLEIAYRLNLGQKLSLAFKEHRAIFGDMTWNMIALGEKSGELGEIFKMLSNHLIKEYKNKGKIKRALFYPTLVLLSIIGAFIGLVLFVLPEFLMMFEELKVNLPIYTRILIHLKSFFTHFGLLFCVLVCGGGLMLYRFYKHSQSFRHSLHAFVLHIPLIGEIIKLNMFYQYTFTLFLQLKSATPLDMALSLSNNALYNLALRAAFIRVLESIKNGKSLSLALTQENVIDDISLALIAAGEQSGKLPEMLEVCAKRFEEIAQEKIDFLISLIEPLLSLVMGILLLFLALGVFVPMWDMSSAAING from the coding sequence ATGAAAAAGCTACCGCAAAAATACTTAATCAAGGGCATTAAAGACAATCAACACGTGCAAATCACTTTGCTTTCAACCTCATTAGAGAATGCTAAAGAACAGAGTTTGAATAAATACAATATCTATCCTATTGAAATCAAAGCCCTAAGTGGATTTGAATTTCTGCATTTGCAGATACTAAGACTAGATAATAAAATCACCAAGCAAGATATTGCCGCACTTTTTATGCAAATCTCTACTATGCTAAGTGCGTCTTTGCCTATTCTTGAAGTGATTGAAGTATGTGCGAAAAATACCAAAAAATCGCCCCTAAAGCGGACATTGCTTGAAATCGCTTATCGATTGAATCTTGGACAGAAGCTATCCTTGGCTTTTAAGGAGCATAGAGCAATCTTTGGCGATATGACGTGGAATATGATAGCCCTTGGGGAAAAGAGCGGAGAGCTAGGCGAGATCTTTAAAATGCTTAGCAATCACCTCATCAAGGAGTATAAAAATAAGGGCAAAATCAAACGCGCCCTGTTTTATCCCACGCTCGTGCTACTAAGCATTATAGGGGCATTTATCGGGCTTGTGCTATTTGTGCTACCTGAGTTTTTAATGATGTTTGAGGAACTCAAAGTTAATCTCCCTATCTACACTAGAATCCTTATCCATTTGAAAAGCTTTTTTACACATTTTGGGCTACTCTTTTGTGTGCTTGTGTGCGGGGGTGGGCTTATGCTATATAGATTCTATAAGCATTCGCAGAGCTTTAGACATTCCCTCCACGCCTTTGTTTTGCATATTCCTCTCATTGGTGAAATCATTAAACTTAATATGTTTTATCAATACACCTTTACGCTCTTTTTACAGCTTAAATCCGCCACTCCGCTTGATATGGCACTATCACTCAGTAATAATGCCCTTTATAATCTCGCCCTAAGGGCTGCATTTATTCGAGTCTTAGAATCTATCAAAAATGGCAAAAGCCTCTCTCTCGCCCTCACACAAGAAAATGTCATAGATGATATTTCTTTGGCTCTTATCGCTGCTGGGGAGCAGAGCGGCAAACTCCCTGAAATGCTTGAAGTATGCGCGAAGCGATTTGAGGAAATCGCACAAGAAAAGATAGATTTTCTCATCTCTCTTATTGAGCCGCTTTTAAGTCTTGTAATGGGTATCCTTTTGTTATTTTTAGCACTAGGGGTATTTGTGCCGATGTGGGATATGAGCAGTGCAGCCATCAATGGCTAA
- a CDS encoding glycosyltransferase family 2 protein, with protein sequence MRNILPKLYVIVPCFNEENVISHTLEKLSQKLYMMIESAQIAPQSAIVLVDDGSSDNTWQHIQHSISLLPPPSYLKSKKWSIAFITLKLSRNFGHQNALLAGLEYAAHKCDCAISIDCDLQQDENMFDEFIRKYQAGSDIVLGIRNDRHTDSLFKKQSANVFYDFMALMGTKVVKNHADYRLLSAKALQLLGAYKESNLFLRGVIMDMGLKIDRVYFDVKPRSMGESKYTLAKMCAFALNGITSFSVAPLRLVSVIGFVFFIAALLFLCYVLYVKFWTHDAIFGWASTAILLCFFSGIQLLSLGIIGEYIGKIYTESKRRPRYIIEDIKVYEGDSME encoded by the coding sequence ATGCGCAATATACTCCCTAAGCTTTATGTTATCGTGCCTTGCTTTAATGAAGAAAATGTCATCTCTCATACTTTAGAAAAACTTTCTCAAAAATTATATATGATGATAGAATCTGCGCAGATTGCGCCTCAAAGTGCCATTGTGCTTGTCGATGATGGAAGTAGTGACAATACGTGGCAGCACATTCAGCATAGTATATCGCTATTGCCCCCCCCCAGTTACTTAAAAAGCAAAAAATGGAGTATTGCTTTTATTACGCTTAAGCTTTCGCGGAATTTTGGACATCAAAATGCCCTCTTAGCTGGGCTAGAATATGCAGCCCATAAATGTGATTGTGCTATTAGTATTGATTGTGATTTGCAACAAGATGAAAATATGTTTGATGAGTTTATCCGTAAATATCAAGCAGGAAGTGATATTGTGCTTGGTATCCGCAATGACCGTCATACAGATTCTCTATTTAAAAAGCAGAGTGCAAATGTGTTTTATGACTTTATGGCACTTATGGGGACAAAGGTGGTTAAAAATCACGCTGATTATCGGCTATTGAGTGCAAAAGCGCTGCAATTATTGGGGGCTTATAAAGAGAGCAATTTGTTTTTGCGGGGTGTGATTATGGATATGGGGCTAAAGATTGATAGGGTGTATTTTGATGTCAAGCCTCGCTCTATGGGAGAGAGTAAATACACATTAGCAAAAATGTGTGCTTTTGCGCTTAATGGCATTACAAGTTTTAGCGTAGCGCCTTTAAGGCTGGTGAGTGTGATAGGCTTTGTGTTTTTTATTGCTGCTTTGCTCTTTTTATGTTATGTGCTGTATGTGAAATTTTGGACACATGATGCGATTTTTGGCTGGGCTTCTACAGCGATATTGTTATGTTTTTTTAGTGGGATTCAGCTTTTGAGTTTAGGTATCATCGGGGAGTATATTGGCAAAATTTATACAGAATCTAAAAGGCGTCCAAGATATATTATTGAGGATATTAAGGTCTATGAAGGTGATAGTATGGAATAA
- a CDS encoding YceI family protein, whose product MKKIIAGMVLIGSLACAAVIDANKAEVKWTAFKTSTKIGVGGTFNDVVFKFGKPNVAQSLESQLNNATATIDIMKVNTADEGRDETIRKNFFDKFSKKDPIKVTFKDVIEGKGKGTILASVRMNGKTNKVPMQFEVVGKKLVAKGVIDLSEFNAESARASLQAAVSDLHEGLTWSQVEIALEAPLK is encoded by the coding sequence ATGAAAAAAATTATCGCAGGTATGGTTCTTATAGGAAGCTTAGCGTGTGCGGCTGTGATTGACGCAAATAAGGCAGAGGTTAAATGGACAGCATTTAAGACGTCTACAAAAATTGGTGTAGGTGGCACATTTAACGATGTAGTATTTAAATTTGGCAAACCAAATGTCGCTCAAAGTTTAGAATCTCAACTCAATAACGCCACAGCAACAATTGATATTATGAAAGTAAATACTGCTGATGAAGGCAGAGATGAAACTATCCGCAAAAACTTTTTTGATAAATTTAGCAAAAAAGACCCTATCAAAGTAACATTTAAAGATGTGATTGAGGGTAAAGGTAAGGGCACGATTCTAGCAAGTGTGCGTATGAATGGTAAAACAAATAAAGTGCCTATGCAATTTGAAGTAGTGGGCAAAAAGCTTGTGGCAAAAGGTGTGATTGATTTAAGCGAGTTTAATGCTGAATCTGCACGTGCAAGCTTGCAAGCAGCTGTGTCTGACCTCCACGAGGGCTTGACTTGGTCTCAAGTAGAAATCGCCCTTGAAGCACCTTTGAAATAA
- a CDS encoding DUF2726 domain-containing protein produces the protein MPHFTQLTFDIWEVILIGVVIVFVVYGLTNYIKTKEVVELPKDKTIKRPENMCEGTITIKKLINAKEAKIYYALTKTFKESYNINPQVSFKVFLVGEQDIHT, from the coding sequence ATGCCACATTTCACACAGCTTACATTTGATATATGGGAAGTAATCTTAATAGGCGTAGTGATAGTATTTGTAGTATATGGACTGACCAATTATATAAAAACTAAAGAAGTGGTGGAGTTACCCAAAGACAAGACTATTAAACGTCCTGAGAATATGTGTGAAGGCACAATCACAATCAAAAAATTAATAAATGCTAAAGAAGCAAAGATTTATTATGCCCTTACAAAAACTTTTAAAGAAAGCTATAACATAAACCCTCAAGTCTCTTTTAAAGTCTTTTTGGTAGGTGAGCAAGATATACATACGTGA